The Glandiceps talaboti chromosome 9, keGlaTala1.1, whole genome shotgun sequence genome window below encodes:
- the LOC144440105 gene encoding uncharacterized protein LOC144440105 gives MIYVLVLTCLWIAVGTTDGICGASGRFYQRTVNSGQITTLTYPENNTSGCDGEKCRWFIHVVGGNQLQFTFSKSDFEVKFPNELKIYKGRRCETDYGEISKISDLPPLVPVPVLSNCACVVLRYSYGGESNFTIKVKGLPDFKTKEITATTSVEVTTYRDLTKTTQFVTTSSQSIVTSRALPTSMETTPITSKEPSLTSKPTMLSTVSPSPRTVISSSPVATQSTTDLSAGIDECAIGLDKCSFSIRHEQCIDTTESYNCTCTDGYHKKSDVCVPTPIERSKYCRDNGASVPTCPAIKSDKHLLVWNYTKANCRTDWELCERYRVDTIGYMKRECGSDGKWMLADTSNCVTESIREISKEIEKVTDVETALKVLSSLQRLTNHGPVHVDGDLTAAADIIRGLLNKKPLELTGKPEGKMNVIKGIFQASGGFLGSNQGDAWKNICKNNGPTKGVWSHLVNIRRFSIDLYDFAINQDKNLDPIKTENMDFELSIINSNESAVTDKSRSVRSVGNTMCNGQSKTSCVSVQPPWNDTDKAVGIAITNYKTLGDILPQTADNQRSTIPSFDYTTKESLLRVHPEVIEVSVLPDRVASIGYPVTITFYHGQKDVINQSCVHLTYDNGNGIWGTFGCWMVESQKGGYTVCRCNNHTNFGLIMELKSAVKTASAVMLQLSTDMSVLGMLGVAIILFLLSIIILMLTRIPGDHQFVLINTVIAIFIQTVCILIALQIKEEMWYCLLVTVSVNIILLNSCSWLMMMALHLFLRVKLFIYKSVKARILYVIIGWVMPVVYGLFCVAGLHDYYRSAKLCWVITGSQSLIIILPTMIVFTVTLGLLIATYWILSGYTRRVQMEEFIRTWFDIRVVFTTFAMYTISWMLGMWSASESSSVANYILAILLMILALFMLITCVHNKEVSSSLRIVLHSMCGCQCTKVSSNFKEVSKKRKGILKHAKDEMKRQRILQKNGQKSRNGKCLTPSQKEIGRHLVQGNSLQWKAYMEPHGTVWVVKHKAMEGGLSDESRESIV, from the exons ATGATCTACGTACTCGTACTCACATGTCTATGGATAGCTGTTGGTACCACTGATGGCATTTGTGGAG CGAGCGGCCGATTTTATCAAAGGACTGTGAATTCTGGACAAATCACCACATTAACCTACCCAGAAAATAATACAAGTGGCTGTGATGGGGAGAAGTGTCGAtggtttatacatgtagtgggtGGTAATCAACTTcagtttacattttcaaaatcagATTTCGAAGTGAAATTTCCTAATGAGCTGAAAATTTACAAAGGTAGAAGGTGTGAAACGGACTATGGAGAAATCAGCAAAATCTCAGATTTGCCGCCTCTGGTGCCTGTGCCTGTACTGTCCAACTGCGCGTGTGTAGTATTACGTTATTCCTATGGTGGTGAATCAAAttttacaatcaaagtaaaaggATTACCAG ACTTCAAAACCAAGGAAATAACAGCGACAACTAGTG TGGAAGTGACAACATATCGAGACTTGACAAAAACCACACAGTTTGTAACAACCTCGTCACAGAGTATAGTAACCAGCAGGGCACTCCCAACCTCTATGGAAACAACCCCGATTACGAGTAAAGAACCAAGTTTAACATCAAAGCCGACAATGTTGTCTACTGTATCGCCATCACCACGTACAGTTATTAGTTCAAGTCCAGTTGCAACACAGTCAACAACAGATCTATCGGCAG GCATCGATGAGTGTGCTATAGGACTTGACAAATGCAGTTTCAGTATTCGCCATGAACAGTGCATAGATACCACCGAAAgctataactgtacatgtactgatggATACCATAAGAAGTCTGATGTCTGTGTGCCTACCCCAATTGAACGGTCCAAATACTGCCGAGACAATG GTGCGTCAGTTCCGACATGTCCAGCAATAAAAAGTGACAAGCATCTATTAGTTTGGAATTATACTAAAGCCAATTGTCGTACCGATTGGGAATTGTGTGAAAGGTATCGAGTTGACACCATTG gATACATGAAGCGGGAGTGTGGCAGTGATGGTAAATGGATGCTAGCAGATACAAGCAATTGTGTGACAGAAAGTATACGGGAGATTTCCAAGGAG ATCGAGAAGGTTACAGACGTAGAGACAGCACTTAAGGTTTTGTCAAGTTTACAACGTTTGACAAACCATGGTCCCGTACATGTAGATGGCGACCTGACAGCGGCGGCTGACATAATCAGAGGCTTGTTGAACAAGAAACCGCTAGAGTTAACAGGAAAACCAGAAGGCAAGATGAATGTTATAAAG gGTATTTTCCAAGCCAGTGGTGGTTTTCTTGGTAGTAATCAAGGCGATGCATGGAAGAATATTTGTAAG AACAACGGTCCGACTAAGGGAGTTTGGTCTCACCTTGTTAATATCCGTCGATTTTCTATTGATTTGTACGATTTTGCCATCAATCAAGACAAGAATCTAGACCCGATTAAAACAGAGAACATGG ATTTTGAACTCTCTATAATAAATTCTAACGAATCCGCTGTTACTGACAAATCGAGATCTGTTCGTAGTGTCGGCAATACGATGTGCAATGGACAGAGTAAAACAAGCTGTGTGTCCGTACAACCTCCATGGAATGACACAG ATAAAGCTGTTGGTATTGCAATAACTAATTACAAGACATTGGGAGATATCCTGCCCCAAACGGCCGACAATCAGAG GAGTACCATACCGTCCTTTGACTATACAACAAAGGAAAGTCTTCTGCGAGTACATCCTGAAGTAATAGAAGTGTCTGTACTTCCAGACAGAGTTGCATCAATTGGTTATCCCGTTACAATTACTTTTTATCATGGACAG AAAGATGTTATTAACCAGTCTTGTGTGCATCTTACCTATGACAACGGAAACGG GATATGGGGAACATTTGGTTGTTGGATGGTGGAATCACAGAAAGGAGGATACACTGTGTGTCGTTGTAATAATCACACAAACTTTGGTCTAATTATGGAATTGAAATCAGCTGTAAAAACTGCG TCTGCAGTAATGCTGCAGTTGTCTACTGATATGTCAGTTCTCGGTATGCTGGGAGTTgctatcattttgtttttattgtcaaTCATAATCTTAATGTTGACAAG AATACCAGGGGATCATCAGTTTGTATTGATCAATACAGTCATAGCAATCTTCATACAAACTGTGTGTATATTGATTGCTTTACAAATCAAGGAGGAAATG TGGTATTGTTTACTGGTGACGGTCTCGGTCAACATCATATTGCTAAATAGCTGTTCCTGGTTGATGATGATGGCGTTGCACTTATTTCTGAGAGTGAAACTATTTATCTACAAAAGTGTAAAGGCCAG aaTACTCTACGTCATCATTGGTTGGGTCATGCCGGTAGTGTATGGTCTGTTTTGTGTGGCTGGACTTCACGACTACTATCGTTCTGCTAAACT ATGCTGGGTTATAACCGGAAGCCAGTCTCTCATCATTATTCTACCAACCATGATAGTTTTCACT GTAACACTGGGACTTTTAATTGCCACCTACTGGATATTGTCGGGCTACACCAGACGAGTCCAAATGGAGGAATTCATAAGAACATG GTTTGATATCCGGGTTGTTTTCACCACATTTGCCATGTATACAATATCGTGGATGCTTGGTATGTGGTCTGCTTCTGAGTCCAGCTCAGTGGCTAACTATATATTAGCCATTCTGTTGATGATTCTG GCCTTATTTATGCTGATCACCTGTGTCCACAATAAAGAG GTCAGTTCCTCTCTACGCATCGTACTACACTCCATGTGTGGCTGTCAGTGTACTAAGGTGTCATCTAACTTCAAAGAAGTCAGTAAAAAGAGAAAGGGCATCTTAAAACATGCTAAGGATGAAATGAAGAGACAGCGAATATTGCAAAAGAACGGTCAGAAAAGCAGAAATGGTAAATGTCTGACACCATCACAGAAAGAGATAGGAAGACATCTTGTGCAAGGTAATTCCTTACAATGGAAGGCATACATGGAGCCACATGGCACGGTTTGG GTGGTCAAACACAAGGCAATGGAAGGTGGCCTATCTGATGAATCACGTGAAAGCATTGTGTAA